The following proteins are co-located in the Salvelinus sp. IW2-2015 unplaced genomic scaffold, ASM291031v2 Un_scaffold3704, whole genome shotgun sequence genome:
- the LOC112076361 gene encoding signal-induced proliferation-associated 1-like protein 1, which produces MEETRRPRSFQGQGTAGWVGGKIMRDHDPAPSKDKSSSGQPPTRRSLHRTLSDESIYRGQRVPSLRLGDLEPDPSLASDVLFSCSTLPRSPTTRGVPLRRPSYKLGIKLHGDLSASDTSLAEMVERQRHPLPQELMPLPPSESRDSPLDWTHLVDVASTFETVTETAASSIYIIKMPNGKISRQRLQEDSQSSLLKLKKFHIVWFFSTHHRQN; this is translated from the exons ATGGAAGAGACCAGACGCCCCCGCTCCTTCCAAGGACAAGGTACtgcagggtgggtgggtggaaaGATAATGAGAGACCATGACCCCGCTCCCTCCAAGGACAAG TCGTCCTCAGGCCAGCCCCCTACCCGTCGATCACTCCACCGCACCCTGTCTGATGAGAGTATCTACCGGGGCCAGCGTGTCCCCTCTCTGAGGCTGGGGGACCTAGAACCAGACCCCAGCCTGGCTAGTGACGTGTTGTTCAGCTGCTCCACGTTGCCACGCTCTCCCACCACCCGCGGGGTGCCTCTCAGACGACCTTCGTACAAACTGGGGATCAAACTCCACG GTGACCTGTCTGCGTCTGACACGTCATTGGCTGAGATGGTTGAGCGTCAGCGCCACCCCCTCCCCCAGGAGCTGATGCCCCTCCCCCCCTCTGAGAGCAGGGACAGCCCCCTGGACTGGACCCATCTGGTGGATGTGGCCAGCACCTTTGAGA CAGTGACGGAGACAGCAGCGTCCTCCATCTACATCATCAAGATGCCTAATGGGAAGATAAGCCGTCAGCGGCTGCAGGAGGATTCCCAGAGCTCGCTGCTAAAACTCAAGAAGTTTCACATAGTGTGGTTCTTTTCAACCCACCATCGACAGAactga